CACCCCGAGCGCCCCGCACACGTCGCTCCGGATGCCCTCGGCGTCGAGCTGTCCCCGGTTGGCCGCCGTCCAGCCCGCGCCGGACAGCCGGCGCTCGGCCTCCTGGGCATTCAGCCCCGCGCGCTCTCCCAGACGTCGGAAGAGCAGGGCGTTGTCGTGGAAGGCGAGGACGTTGCCGAGATCCAGGATGACCGCGTGGAGGCGTGGGGACATGGCCCGCCTCGTACCATCGCGGCGGCTACACGCGGTAGCTGCTCGCCACCTTCTCCATCTGCTGGGCCACGTCACGCAGCTCGCCCGTGACGCGCTGGGTGGCCTGGAGTCCCAACATGGTCTCGTGCATCAGGCTGGACATGTCCGTGAGCGCGTTGAAGATCTCCTGGATGCCCGCGTTCTGCTGATTCACGGCGTTGGCGATCTGCCGCACGGCCATCATGTTGTCCTGCACGATGCCGCTGAGGGCCTGGATGCTGTCGCCACTGCTGCGCACCTGGGCGAGGCCGCTGTCCATGCGCTTCTGGCCCTGCTCGCTCAGCTCCACCGTCTTGAGGATGGACTGGGTGATGTCCTCCAGGAGCGAGCCCACCTGATCGGTGGAGTGGATGGACTGGTTGGCGAGCGTGCGGATCTCCTTGGCCACGATGCCAAAGCCCTTGCCGTGCTCGCCGGAGCGCACCGCCTCGATGGCCGCGTTGAGCGCGAGCATGTTGGAGCGGTCCGCGAGCCCCTTGACCGTCAGGGTGATGCCGCCGATGCGCTGGGCGCGCTCGTTGAGCTGGCCGATCTGCACCGACATCTCGTCGACCTGCTCGCGCAGGGTCTGAAAGCCGCTCATGCTCTCGGTGAGGGCGCGCACGCCGCCCCTGCCCAGCTCCTCGGCGCGCGTGGCCACCTGGAGCACCGCCCCGGCCCGCTCCGCGGCCAGGAGCGACGTCTGCTTGATTTCCTGGGCCGTCACCTGCGTCTGCTGCAGCGCCGCCGCCTGGCGGGTGATGTTGCTCTCCTCCTGTTCGGCGGCGCGCGTCAGCTCGGCCACGGTGTCGGTGAGCACGCGCGTGCCCCGCTGGAGGCTGTCCGTCGTCTCGCGCAGCTTCTCCACCAGTTGCAGGAAGGACTCGGCCAGCTCGCCCACCTCGTCACGCGAGTGCACCTCGGGCTTCTGGGCGAGGTCTCCCGTGCGCACGATGTGGCGCACCACCTGGTGGAGCTGGACGATGGGCCGGGTGATGGTGCGTCCGAGCACCAGGGCGCACATGCTCACGAGCGCGCCGACGACGAGCAGGTTCAACAGGAAGGCCAGGCGCATCTGGGTGACGGGGGCATAGACCTCCGCGGGATCCGCCATCGCCACGAAGTGCCAGCCGTCCCCCACGTCCCGGAGCCAATCGTCATCGATGGCCTCGGCGGTGACCGCATCCGGCACGTTCCAGGCCTCCTGGCCTCGCGAGTTGAACAGCACGGTGCCCGAGGCGGAGCGCACCTCCAGGGCGAAGCTGTTGTTCTTGCGAGCGCGGGCGCGCGCCAGCGCCGCCTTCACCACCTCGCCCACCTGTCCCCAGTCATACGCCGCGAGCAGCACGCCCAGCCGACGTCCGTTGCTGGGGTCCAGCACGGGCGCCGCCAGGTGCAGCACCGGCATGTTGAAGATGGGATCCTCGCGCGTGAGCGTCGCGCTGGTGAACTGGCCCTGCTGGGCGGCCCTGAACCAGACGGACCCGCGCACGGTCTCGCCCTGGTCCTGGAACGAATTGAGCAGCTCCGGCGTGCTCGCGGACACCGCGCGGCCCTCGTCGGTGAAGAGCACCAGTCCCGCGAAGGTGTTGTAGTGCGATTGCAGACGGATGAGCACCTCGTCGCCCTGCTCGGGCCTGCCCGTGCGCAGCGCCTCGCGCAGCAGCGCGTCCTCGGCCCAGCTGCGCACGCTCGCCTCTCGCTCCACCAGGGTCGCCTCGACCAGATCCTTCAGCCCCTCGGCCTCGATGCGCAGCATCTCGTGCACCTGCGCCTTCATCACCCACTGGGTGGAAAGCACCCCCCCCAGGGACGTCACGCCGAGTGGAATGAGGGCCAGCAGGGTGACGTATAAGGTCAGCCGACCGCGCAGCTTGAGGTTGAGGGAGTCGATCAGGGGAACTCGCATGAATCTCGGAACCTTCGTGCGGGGAAGGGGCCGGTGCTTCCGGCCTCAAAGGAACACCCCACTCCCCGTGTACCACGGAGTCCGCTCCGCCTTCCCAACCAGTTGCCCCCCTGGTTGCCTGGGAGGGGGGGCTGAAGCCGCGACAGCTCCGAAAACCCCTCGTCCCCCCGGGCCCCTGTCCCGGCATGTGCCGCTCGGTTGCCTCCCCTGCTAGGTGAGGGGAATGCGTTCGGGCAGATCCTTGACGGGCACGTGCGTGTAGTCCGCCCGCATGTCGAGCATCAGCCGCTGCTGGACGCGGGGGCTGATGGCCTTGCGCAGCATGCCCAGGAACTCCGGCGGCGCGGCGATCACCACCCGGTCGAAGGCCCGGTCGTTGATGCCGCGCTCGAGCCGCTCGGAGAGTTGTCTGGCGAAGCGCTGGTGCTCCAACTGCTGGCGCGCATCGGGTTGGTTCTCGGACTGGGGCTTGCTCAGGTGGCCCGCGTTGGGGTTGTCGGGCTGCTCGAGCAGCTCGCTGGAGCGTTGACGGCTTTCCTCGTGAAAGAACTCCTCACGCAGGTCCCACTTCTCGGCCCGCTCGTCCGTCGAGAAGAGCCTGGCCCGGCTTGCATTGGCCACCAGAATCCACAGCGCGTCCGCCATTGTGCTTCCTCCTGTGCTTGAGGTGCGAAGCATCCGGGTTCCCGGCAAGCACCCCCAGACCGGAGGGAAGGCGCGCGCCGGGAGGCCCGCCAGGCGGACGGGGAGGAGCGGGGAGCTCGAGCGTCGTTCAGGTGACCGGGACGTGAGGGGGTGCTGGCGTGGGAGCGTCCCGGGAGGGATGTTCCCGGGGCAGAGGAGGTGCGGTGATGCACGAGGGTGGTCAAGCAGCGGCGGACTGGCTGGTGGGCAGACTGGGCGAGATGGAGGAGGCGCTCGCCGCCCTGGTCGAGGTGAATTCCTGGACGGAGAATCCGGAGGGCGGGCGCCGGGTGGGCGCCCTGCTGCGCGAGCAGCTCGCCATCCCCGGACTGGTGGCGGAGGTGGTGCCCAGCCAGCGCTACGCGGATCATCTCGTCTTCCGCTCCGAGGGACGGCCGGGAGCCCGGCCGCTGGCGCTCGTGGGACAC
Above is a window of Cystobacter fuscus DNA encoding:
- a CDS encoding methyl-accepting chemotaxis protein; this encodes MRVPLIDSLNLKLRGRLTLYVTLLALIPLGVTSLGGVLSTQWVMKAQVHEMLRIEAEGLKDLVEATLVEREASVRSWAEDALLREALRTGRPEQGDEVLIRLQSHYNTFAGLVLFTDEGRAVSASTPELLNSFQDQGETVRGSVWFRAAQQGQFTSATLTREDPIFNMPVLHLAAPVLDPSNGRRLGVLLAAYDWGQVGEVVKAALARARARKNNSFALEVRSASGTVLFNSRGQEAWNVPDAVTAEAIDDDWLRDVGDGWHFVAMADPAEVYAPVTQMRLAFLLNLLVVGALVSMCALVLGRTITRPIVQLHQVVRHIVRTGDLAQKPEVHSRDEVGELAESFLQLVEKLRETTDSLQRGTRVLTDTVAELTRAAEQEESNITRQAAALQQTQVTAQEIKQTSLLAAERAGAVLQVATRAEELGRGGVRALTESMSGFQTLREQVDEMSVQIGQLNERAQRIGGITLTVKGLADRSNMLALNAAIEAVRSGEHGKGFGIVAKEIRTLANQSIHSTDQVGSLLEDITQSILKTVELSEQGQKRMDSGLAQVRSSGDSIQALSGIVQDNMMAVRQIANAVNQQNAGIQEIFNALTDMSSLMHETMLGLQATQRVTGELRDVAQQMEKVASSYRV
- a CDS encoding host attachment protein, which encodes MADALWILVANASRARLFSTDERAEKWDLREEFFHEESRQRSSELLEQPDNPNAGHLSKPQSENQPDARQQLEHQRFARQLSERLERGINDRAFDRVVIAAPPEFLGMLRKAISPRVQQRLMLDMRADYTHVPVKDLPERIPLT